From Verrucomicrobiota bacterium JB022, one genomic window encodes:
- a CDS encoding flavin reductase family protein: MWIERENLNSPAHYRWMTHLIVPRPIAWILTRNANGSCNLAPFSFFNAVTSNPPIVSVSIGRRPNGDKKDTWRNLERTGMAMIHLPSMQELDEVNQSAKPLAPEASEIDAQQLPLVEEPDIPLPRLASAHAALFCRLHAVHEVGHGRQGLILCEVERLFLHPKLGIDH, from the coding sequence ATGTGGATCGAACGCGAAAATCTCAACTCACCGGCTCACTATCGTTGGATGACCCATCTGATCGTGCCCCGACCGATCGCATGGATTTTAACCCGCAATGCAAATGGCAGTTGCAACCTCGCGCCTTTCTCCTTCTTCAACGCGGTGACGAGCAACCCGCCGATCGTCTCCGTCTCGATCGGACGCAGGCCCAACGGCGATAAAAAGGATACCTGGCGCAACCTTGAGCGCACGGGCATGGCGATGATCCACCTGCCCTCGATGCAGGAACTGGACGAGGTCAACCAATCGGCCAAACCGCTGGCCCCGGAAGCCTCCGAGATCGACGCGCAACAGTTGCCGCTGGTCGAAGAGCCGGACATCCCCCTGCCCCGCTTGGCATCCGCCCACGCCGCCCTCTTTTGCCGCCTGCATGCGGTGCACGAAGTCGGCCACGGCCGGCAGGGCCTCATCTTGTGCGAGGTGGAGCGGCTGTTTCTCCACCCGAAGCTGGGCATCGACCATTAG